In a single window of the Actinomycetota bacterium genome:
- a CDS encoding geranylgeranyl reductase family protein: MQRVDVAVIGAGPAGAAAAITAARGGASVVLLERGGQGRDKVCGDGLTPRAVAALDALQVGLVDGAHRIDGLRMIAGGTRRELPWPQGGRFPAHGAVWPRRHLDARLVELAQQAGADVRWHSTALPVIEGDRVVGVETESEKWSAGLVVVACGAPGAVAKMLGADRVPVEPYGIAIRTYVESPRHADRLLEASLAMRAPDGTPIPGYGWMFPAGDGTVNLGVGALSTMKGFRQLNLNRLVDRYRDLVREEWQVGEYLERPRAWRLPMSSQRRHGPGWVAVGDAAGLINPMNGEGIDYGLESGMLAADLFLADPARAPAEYDRQIGERFDEFLRTGRRFSFLIGHPWILRGGLRLALASQWMANLTLQVMGNLVDSATPGAPGRVLRIADRALGVAEPVLRRTKASA; this comes from the coding sequence ATGCAGCGCGTGGACGTAGCAGTGATCGGTGCCGGCCCGGCGGGGGCGGCAGCAGCGATCACGGCCGCCCGCGGCGGCGCTTCGGTGGTGCTGCTCGAACGCGGCGGGCAAGGGCGCGACAAGGTCTGCGGCGACGGGCTGACGCCGCGCGCTGTCGCGGCCCTCGACGCGCTCCAAGTCGGTCTCGTCGACGGCGCACATCGCATCGACGGGTTGCGGATGATCGCCGGGGGGACCCGGCGTGAGCTGCCCTGGCCGCAGGGCGGCCGCTTCCCCGCGCACGGCGCGGTGTGGCCCCGCCGGCACCTCGACGCGCGGCTGGTCGAGCTGGCGCAACAGGCAGGCGCAGACGTGCGTTGGCACTCCACCGCGCTGCCGGTGATCGAAGGCGACAGGGTGGTCGGGGTCGAGACCGAGTCGGAGAAGTGGTCGGCCGGCCTGGTCGTCGTCGCGTGCGGCGCGCCCGGTGCGGTCGCGAAGATGCTCGGGGCAGACCGGGTGCCCGTCGAGCCGTACGGGATCGCCATCCGCACCTACGTGGAGAGTCCTCGTCACGCCGATCGCCTGCTGGAGGCCTCGCTCGCGATGCGCGCCCCCGACGGCACGCCGATCCCGGGATACGGCTGGATGTTCCCCGCCGGCGACGGCACGGTGAACCTCGGCGTCGGGGCCCTGTCCACGATGAAGGGCTTCCGCCAGCTCAACTTGAACCGCCTCGTCGACCGGTACCGCGACCTCGTGCGCGAGGAGTGGCAGGTGGGCGAGTACCTCGAGCGGCCCCGCGCCTGGCGGCTGCCGATGAGCAGCCAGCGCCGCCACGGCCCGGGCTGGGTGGCGGTGGGCGACGCCGCCGGGCTGATCAACCCGATGAACGGCGAAGGGATCGACTACGGGCTGGAGTCGGGGATGCTCGCCGCCGACCTCTTCCTCGCCGATCCCGCTCGTGCCCCAGCCGAGTACGACCGTCAGATCGGCGAGCGGTTCGACGAGTTCTTGCGCACCGGCAGGCGGTTCTCGTTCCTGATCGGGCACCCGTGGATCCTGCGCGGCGGGTTGCGGCTGGCGCTGGCCAGCCAGTGGATGGCCAACCTGACCCTGCAGGTGATGGGCAACCTGGTGGACTCCGCGACCCCCGGGGCGCCGGGGCGGGTGCTGCGCATTGCCGACCGCGCGCTCGGCGTGGCCGAGCCCGTGCTGCGCCGCACGAAGGCGTCGGCCTGA
- a CDS encoding helix-turn-helix domain-containing protein — protein MDRRAELADYLRARRAAVQPGDVGLPSSPRRRTKGLRREEVAMLAGVSVTWYTWLEQGRRINASREVLESLGRALCLDAAGRDHLLTLAALGPAPLSPSAADLDPPDALVDLLDSLTPAPAYILGPRWEFVAWNRPQALLYPAIEQLEAEDRNLAWVVYARSDTRALIVDWEAEARLLLAELRSDLGQLGHDETAAKLVTRLRAASAQFDTWWNEHDVARFRTRLRRYRHPRAGELVFQYQVLTPAEWPHLRVAVQLPVPGDDSAQRLSAWHDVV, from the coding sequence ATGGACCGCCGCGCGGAGCTCGCCGACTACCTGCGGGCGCGTCGCGCGGCGGTGCAGCCCGGCGACGTCGGGCTGCCGAGCTCACCGCGTCGGCGCACCAAGGGGCTGCGCCGCGAAGAGGTGGCGATGCTCGCTGGGGTTTCGGTCACCTGGTACACGTGGCTGGAGCAGGGCCGGCGGATCAACGCCTCCCGGGAGGTGCTCGAATCGCTCGGCCGGGCGCTCTGCCTCGACGCCGCGGGTCGCGACCATCTGCTCACCCTGGCCGCGCTCGGTCCGGCGCCGCTGTCACCTTCCGCGGCCGACCTCGACCCGCCCGACGCGCTCGTCGACCTGCTCGACTCGTTGACACCGGCACCGGCCTACATCCTCGGGCCGAGGTGGGAGTTCGTCGCCTGGAACCGGCCCCAGGCGCTGCTCTACCCGGCGATCGAGCAATTGGAGGCAGAAGACCGGAACCTGGCGTGGGTCGTCTACGCGCGGTCCGACACACGAGCGTTGATCGTCGACTGGGAGGCCGAGGCGCGTCTGCTACTCGCGGAGTTGCGCTCCGACCTCGGTCAGCTCGGCCACGACGAGACGGCGGCGAAACTCGTCACGCGCCTGCGCGCGGCGTCGGCGCAGTTCGACACGTGGTGGAACGAGCACGACGTCGCCCGCTTCCGAACCCGACTGCGCCGCTACCGCCACCCGCGCGCGGGCGAGCTCGTGTTCCAGTACCAGGTGCTGACCCCGGCCGAGTGGCCCCACCTGCGGGTGGCGGTGCAGCTGCCCGTGCCCGGCGACGACAGCGCCCAGCGGCTGAGCGCCTGGCACGACGTCGTCTAG
- a CDS encoding CocE/NonD family hydrolase, producing MRGRREIGAVALACVAVAVSCSTSSDSEDTTPASLESLAPTTTAAAPTTTAAPLPEATFTLRPGVLQLAVLDAPAGAPIEVVGDDGAVVATGSIDAAGSYLARNLEPGTYAVRTGGDSAQESAPVEVMDVDEAPPAAFYAEQVLPAPGFGYITTRDGTTLSANIVLPGPADAGPYPTVVEYSGYSPSNPDDATFAQLFTTLGYAYVGVNMRGTGCSGGSFRYFEPVQSVDGYDVIEAVAAQPFVQGHRVGMVGISYPGISQLYVAATQPPSLAAITPLSVFDDAFRSTLYPGGILNTGFAVEWTAARMEETKPFGQEWTGARADAGDDVCAANQELRLQNPDLVAEIQANPYYTPELGDQLAPATFVDRIEVPVFLAGAWQDEQTGGRFAVMLDRFTNAPHVYVSLLNGLHTDSISPAVFPRYVEFLDLYVGERTPSLAAAQAVAPVLTTGIFGVSTSITAADRFAGLSHEQALAAFESEPPVQVLFEQGAADPAVPGAPLARSTASFESWPIPSAAATSWYLTAAGGLSATAPTAEGTAAGTYVADASLLPDTFYEGDGSGIWRADVDWNWLPLPARSGLTYTSEPLAADTVVIGSGSADLWISTSTGDTDLEVTLSEVRADGSEVYVQSGWLRASQRALDEDASTELRPVHTNAEADASLLPDGELTPVRVEIFPFAHPFRAGSRLRVQIDAPGNSRGVWVLDTIAAGETVTVGNGAETPSRVVLSVVPGVVVPPGAPACGALRGQPCRSSG from the coding sequence ATGCGGGGTCGTCGTGAGATCGGGGCCGTGGCCCTCGCATGCGTTGCCGTGGCCGTGTCGTGCTCCACCTCGTCGGACAGCGAAGACACCACGCCCGCGAGCCTCGAGAGCCTGGCGCCGACCACTACGGCCGCCGCGCCCACCACCACGGCCGCCCCACTGCCCGAGGCGACGTTCACGCTGCGGCCGGGGGTGCTGCAGCTCGCCGTCCTCGACGCGCCGGCCGGCGCCCCGATCGAGGTGGTCGGCGACGACGGCGCCGTGGTCGCCACCGGTTCGATCGACGCCGCGGGCAGCTACCTGGCCCGCAACCTGGAGCCGGGCACCTACGCGGTGCGTACGGGCGGCGATTCGGCGCAGGAATCGGCTCCTGTCGAGGTGATGGACGTCGACGAGGCGCCGCCGGCCGCCTTCTACGCCGAGCAGGTCCTGCCTGCCCCCGGCTTCGGCTACATCACCACCCGCGACGGCACGACGCTCTCCGCGAACATCGTGCTGCCCGGCCCCGCCGACGCCGGGCCGTACCCGACCGTGGTCGAGTACTCCGGCTACTCGCCGAGCAACCCCGACGACGCGACGTTCGCCCAGTTGTTCACCACGCTCGGGTACGCCTACGTGGGCGTCAACATGCGCGGCACCGGCTGCTCGGGCGGCTCCTTCCGCTACTTCGAGCCAGTGCAGTCGGTCGACGGCTACGACGTCATCGAGGCCGTCGCCGCCCAGCCGTTCGTGCAGGGCCACCGGGTGGGGATGGTCGGCATCTCCTACCCCGGCATCTCCCAGCTCTACGTCGCCGCCACCCAGCCGCCGAGCCTGGCCGCGATCACGCCGCTGTCGGTGTTCGACGATGCCTTCCGGTCCACGCTCTACCCCGGGGGGATCCTGAACACCGGGTTCGCGGTGGAGTGGACCGCGGCGCGGATGGAAGAGACCAAGCCGTTCGGCCAGGAATGGACCGGCGCGAGGGCCGACGCCGGCGACGACGTGTGCGCCGCCAACCAGGAGCTTCGGCTGCAGAACCCCGATCTCGTGGCCGAGATCCAGGCCAACCCCTACTACACCCCCGAACTCGGCGACCAGCTCGCCCCGGCCACGTTCGTCGACCGCATCGAGGTGCCGGTGTTCCTCGCCGGCGCCTGGCAGGACGAGCAGACCGGCGGCCGCTTCGCGGTGATGCTCGACCGTTTCACCAATGCCCCGCACGTCTACGTCAGTCTGCTCAACGGACTGCACACCGACTCGATCAGCCCGGCGGTGTTCCCCAGGTACGTCGAGTTCCTCGACCTCTACGTCGGCGAACGCACGCCGTCGCTCGCCGCCGCGCAAGCTGTCGCCCCCGTCTTGACGACGGGCATCTTCGGGGTGTCGACGTCCATCACCGCCGCCGACAGGTTCGCCGGGCTCTCCCACGAGCAGGCTCTGGCCGCGTTCGAGTCCGAGCCCCCCGTCCAGGTGCTGTTCGAGCAAGGCGCGGCCGACCCCGCGGTGCCCGGCGCGCCGCTCGCGCGCTCGACCGCGTCGTTCGAGAGCTGGCCGATCCCGTCCGCGGCGGCCACCAGCTGGTACCTCACGGCCGCCGGCGGGTTGAGCGCGACGGCCCCCACCGCCGAAGGGACCGCCGCTGGCACATACGTCGCCGACGCGTCGCTGCTGCCCGACACCTTCTACGAAGGAGACGGCAGCGGGATCTGGCGCGCCGACGTCGACTGGAACTGGCTGCCGCTGCCGGCGCGCTCGGGACTCACGTACACGAGCGAACCCCTGGCCGCCGACACCGTGGTCATCGGCTCGGGTTCGGCCGACCTGTGGATCAGCACGTCCACCGGCGACACCGACCTCGAGGTGACGCTCAGCGAGGTGCGCGCCGACGGCAGCGAGGTCTACGTGCAGAGCGGCTGGCTCCGCGCCAGCCAGCGCGCCCTCGACGAGGACGCCTCCACCGAGCTCCGTCCCGTCCACACCAACGCCGAGGCCGACGCCTCGCTGCTGCCAGATGGCGAGCTGACGCCCGTACGGGTGGAGATCTTCCCGTTCGCCCACCCCTTCCGCGCCGGCTCTCGGCTGCGGGTGCAGATCGACGCACCCGGCAACAGCCGTGGGGTCTGGGTGCTCGACACCATCGCTGCCGGTGAGACCGTCACCGTCGGCAACGGCGCCGAGACGCCGTCGCGGGTGGTGCTCTCGGTCGTGCCCGGAGTAGTGGTGCCCCCCGGCGCACCGGCCTGCGGGGCGCTGCGCGGCCAACCCTGCCGCTCTTCCGGCTGA
- a CDS encoding S-(hydroxymethyl)mycothiol dehydrogenase yields the protein MAQQVRGVVARAKGAPVEIETIVVPDPGPGEAVVRVQACGVCHTDLHYREGGINDEFPFLLGHEAAGVVESVGSGVTNVAPGDYVVLNWRAVCGNCRSCRRGQPQYCFSTANATQKMTLEDGTPLSPALGIGAFADKTLVAAGQCTPVAAAAPPTTAGLLGCGVMAGLGAAMLTGGVQRGQTVAVFGCGGVGDAAIMGAKLAGATTIVAVDLDDRKLAWARECGATHTVNARDVDPVEAVRAATGGFGADVCIEAVGHPAVMEQAFYARDLAGTLVQVGVPTPDMRMPDIPMIEFFGRGGALRPSWYGDCLPSRDFPLLVDLYLQGRLDLDKFVSEKITLDGVEDAFHKMERGEVLRSVVVL from the coding sequence GTGGCTCAGCAGGTTCGCGGTGTCGTTGCTCGTGCAAAGGGCGCGCCGGTCGAGATCGAGACGATCGTCGTGCCCGATCCGGGCCCGGGGGAGGCCGTCGTGCGCGTGCAAGCGTGCGGCGTCTGCCACACCGACCTCCACTACCGCGAAGGTGGGATCAACGACGAGTTTCCGTTCCTGCTCGGCCACGAGGCCGCCGGCGTAGTCGAGTCGGTCGGTTCCGGGGTGACCAACGTGGCACCGGGCGACTACGTGGTGCTCAACTGGCGGGCCGTCTGCGGGAACTGCCGCAGCTGCCGCCGCGGGCAGCCGCAGTACTGCTTCAGCACCGCCAACGCGACGCAGAAGATGACCCTCGAGGACGGCACGCCACTGTCGCCCGCGCTCGGGATCGGTGCCTTCGCCGACAAGACGCTCGTCGCCGCCGGCCAGTGCACGCCCGTCGCCGCTGCTGCTCCGCCGACGACGGCCGGCCTGCTCGGCTGCGGCGTGATGGCCGGTCTCGGAGCGGCGATGCTGACCGGTGGTGTGCAGCGCGGCCAAACGGTGGCGGTGTTCGGCTGCGGCGGCGTCGGTGACGCGGCGATCATGGGTGCCAAGCTCGCCGGGGCGACGACGATCGTCGCCGTCGACCTGGACGACCGCAAGCTCGCGTGGGCCCGGGAGTGCGGCGCGACGCACACCGTGAACGCGCGCGACGTCGACCCGGTTGAGGCCGTGCGGGCGGCGACGGGCGGTTTCGGCGCCGACGTGTGCATCGAGGCGGTCGGTCACCCGGCAGTGATGGAACAGGCCTTCTACGCCCGAGATCTCGCCGGGACGCTCGTCCAGGTGGGGGTGCCGACGCCGGACATGCGCATGCCCGACATCCCCATGATCGAGTTCTTCGGCCGCGGCGGCGCCCTTCGGCCGAGCTGGTACGGCGACTGCCTCCCGAGCCGCGACTTCCCGCTGCTCGTCGACCTGTACCTGCAAGGGCGGCTCGACCTCGACAAGTTCGTCTCCGAGAAGATCACTCTCGACGGCGTGGAGGACGCGTTCCACAAGATGGAGCGGGGCGAGGTCCTGCGCAGCGTCGTCGTGCTCTGA
- a CDS encoding superoxide dismutase produces MAFKLAPLPYAQNALAPTISERTMSFHYGKHHQTYVDKLNELIEGTEHQGQTLEEIICSADGPLFNNAAQVWNHTFFWSSMSPDGGGSPDGELAKAIESSFGSFDAMSEEFAETAKTHFGSGWTWLVKGADGLSVKSTSDADLPMRHGETALLTLDVWEHAYYLDHQNDRPAFVAAFLERLANWDFAAKNFADA; encoded by the coding sequence ATGGCCTTCAAACTGGCTCCCCTGCCCTATGCCCAGAACGCGCTTGCGCCGACGATCAGCGAACGCACGATGAGCTTCCACTACGGCAAGCACCATCAGACGTACGTCGACAAGTTGAACGAGCTGATCGAGGGCACCGAGCACCAGGGCCAGACGCTGGAGGAGATCATCTGCTCCGCCGACGGGCCGCTGTTCAACAACGCCGCCCAGGTGTGGAACCACACCTTCTTCTGGAGCTCGATGTCGCCCGACGGAGGCGGCTCCCCCGACGGTGAGCTGGCGAAGGCGATCGAGTCGAGCTTCGGTTCCTTCGACGCGATGTCAGAGGAGTTCGCCGAGACGGCGAAGACCCACTTCGGGTCGGGCTGGACATGGTTGGTGAAGGGCGCCGACGGCCTATCGGTGAAGTCCACGTCGGACGCCGATCTGCCGATGCGCCATGGCGAGACGGCGCTCTTGACGCTCGACGTCTGGGAGCACGCGTACTACCTCGATCACCAGAACGACAGGCCGGCATTCGTCGCCGCATTCCTCGAGCGCCTGGCGAACTGGGATTTCGCGGCGAAGAACTTCGCCGACGCCTGA
- a CDS encoding 1-acyl-sn-glycerol-3-phosphate acyltransferase, with protein MAIPSVDYSDCEARDEGWWQQDVNAWTSLGFVAVAVVLALAVQRRRMPRTVLLLAALAAAEGVGSLVYHGRSGDAGHLLHDLALIGLLGYVAGWHVGRLGARPWQGALLGTSTALVAGGVAWSFAEAATNVVAAVAVVVVVAAEVLARRRGMAPVWGVALLVLGALAVGAWLIGTSASPACDARSLLQPHGLWHLIAAVLVLAWIDRAAGVADPAHPPRLWRRGIDAALGLLCVALALVFHRSIEMIGRQRIPTDKPVLIVANHANGFVDPILVAALLRRLPRFLGKAALWKVVVARPFLALAGVLPVYRASDGDRPTGNRSTFAASTHELSLGATVAIFPEGTTGDRGGLDRIRTGAARIALGALGEVPDLVLVPIGLAFESRVETRPRAVVMVGEPIAVSDHAPHLAEGTVVDPDHRDVRALTEAITSALESVSPDFESVEQRDVLRGAARTLTSVSASGPATFGEVEVLARRLAATPPERRAGIVSAYRRYASSLYMSGLDEQEMNETRPRLGRIVASAAALALLGSLVLTATLIHLPALGLVVGATALVRSTATKGTVRLLTGLVAGLATWVVAGIVLADGVAAFVAGAAVAVGGALALAVWTPLVRTATALRGRWRARDRAGLLPPVLADRAALVDVAQTALDEAAGADRVRPSVGP; from the coding sequence GTGGCGATTCCGAGCGTTGACTACTCCGACTGCGAGGCGCGCGACGAGGGTTGGTGGCAACAAGACGTCAACGCGTGGACCTCGCTCGGCTTCGTCGCAGTGGCCGTCGTGCTGGCGCTCGCCGTGCAGCGCCGCCGTATGCCGCGTACGGTCCTTCTCCTCGCCGCCCTCGCCGCCGCTGAGGGCGTTGGCAGCCTCGTGTACCACGGCCGCTCCGGCGACGCAGGCCACCTGCTGCACGACCTCGCGCTGATCGGCCTGCTCGGCTACGTCGCCGGTTGGCACGTCGGACGACTCGGCGCGCGGCCTTGGCAGGGTGCACTCCTCGGCACGTCGACCGCTCTCGTTGCGGGCGGCGTCGCGTGGTCGTTCGCCGAGGCGGCGACGAACGTCGTCGCCGCCGTAGCGGTGGTGGTCGTCGTCGCCGCAGAGGTGCTCGCCCGACGGCGTGGGATGGCGCCGGTGTGGGGCGTCGCCCTACTGGTGCTCGGAGCGCTGGCGGTCGGCGCCTGGCTGATCGGCACCTCCGCCAGCCCGGCGTGCGACGCCCGCTCTCTGCTGCAACCACACGGCCTGTGGCACCTGATCGCCGCAGTGCTCGTTCTGGCGTGGATCGACCGCGCGGCCGGCGTCGCGGACCCGGCTCACCCGCCTCGCCTGTGGAGGCGTGGCATCGACGCCGCACTCGGGCTGCTGTGCGTCGCCCTTGCACTCGTGTTCCACCGCTCGATCGAGATGATCGGACGGCAGAGGATCCCGACCGACAAGCCGGTGCTGATCGTGGCCAATCACGCCAACGGGTTCGTCGACCCCATCCTCGTCGCGGCGCTGCTGCGCCGGCTGCCGCGGTTCCTCGGCAAGGCCGCGCTGTGGAAGGTCGTTGTCGCCCGGCCGTTCCTGGCGTTGGCCGGCGTGCTGCCGGTGTACCGCGCGTCCGACGGCGATCGCCCGACGGGCAACCGCTCGACCTTCGCGGCCAGCACCCACGAGCTGTCGCTCGGAGCGACGGTGGCGATCTTCCCGGAAGGCACGACTGGCGACCGCGGCGGGCTCGACCGCATCCGCACGGGGGCGGCCCGGATCGCGCTCGGCGCGCTCGGCGAGGTCCCCGACCTGGTGCTCGTCCCGATCGGCTTGGCCTTCGAGAGCCGCGTCGAGACCCGGCCGCGGGCGGTGGTGATGGTCGGGGAACCGATCGCCGTGAGCGACCATGCGCCGCACCTCGCCGAAGGCACCGTCGTCGATCCGGACCACCGTGACGTTCGTGCGCTGACCGAGGCGATCACGAGCGCACTCGAGTCGGTATCCCCCGACTTCGAGTCGGTCGAGCAACGCGACGTGCTGCGCGGCGCGGCGCGCACGCTGACAAGCGTTTCGGCCTCCGGGCCGGCCACCTTCGGCGAGGTCGAGGTGCTCGCCCGCCGCCTAGCCGCGACTCCGCCCGAGCGGCGAGCGGGCATCGTCTCCGCCTACCGCCGATACGCGTCCAGCCTGTACATGAGCGGGCTCGACGAGCAGGAGATGAACGAGACCAGGCCTCGGCTGGGCCGCATCGTCGCCTCGGCGGCCGCACTCGCGCTGCTCGGGTCGCTCGTGCTCACCGCCACCCTCATCCACCTGCCGGCCCTCGGCCTCGTGGTCGGCGCCACAGCGCTCGTGCGCTCCACCGCCACGAAGGGCACCGTGCGCCTGCTCACCGGGCTGGTCGCCGGGCTCGCCACGTGGGTGGTCGCCGGGATCGTGCTCGCCGACGGTGTGGCCGCGTTCGTCGCCGGTGCGGCGGTGGCCGTCGGCGGGGCGCTCGCGTTGGCGGTCTGGACGCCGCTCGTGCGCACCGCCACCGCTTTGCGGGGCCGCTGGCGAGCGCGTGACCGGGCAGGCTTGCTGCCACCGGTGCTCGCCGACCGCGCCGCGCTCGTCGACGTGGCCCAGACGGCACTCGACGAAGCTGCCGGGGCCGACCGGGTGCGGCCTAGCGTGGGCCCGTGA
- a CDS encoding flippase-like domain-containing protein has product MTDIPATPTTASSELSDDGAGSAETLPPAKRPSVFKIVLRVVVVVVALGISAVVLMNVFDDLDLAEIRSALGALDDAEVLSLQSMWLLWLAAQGLLTASLIQGLPVRRGVLAYLGPAAVTSVVPGPSDLPVRHRMLTSWGRSSQEATLAVAAGGLFSIGIKLLLPIVAGLGLLISDAPLDGPLRTAVYITVVVAIVVAVIAFVFSSPTRTERVGRLIAPVWRGVLRLLRRSGGREHTNDALADRLVEVRTRSLETLEGRWKTAAWATLLTAATRFALLLMSVRFVDVAEGDLPWTQVFVVFALVQGLTVFPITPGDAGVSEVAFIGLLTAAAGSQYVNEVTAAVVIFRVLTWLVIIPVGLATLGFWRYSLRRTARQTQVQQVPT; this is encoded by the coding sequence GTGACAGACATCCCGGCCACACCGACCACCGCATCGTCAGAGCTCTCCGACGACGGTGCCGGGTCTGCCGAGACGCTGCCACCGGCGAAGCGACCCTCGGTGTTCAAGATCGTGCTACGGGTGGTGGTCGTCGTCGTCGCCCTCGGCATCTCGGCCGTTGTGCTCATGAACGTCTTCGACGACCTCGACCTCGCCGAGATCCGCTCCGCGCTCGGTGCTCTCGACGATGCCGAGGTGCTGTCGCTGCAAAGCATGTGGCTCCTCTGGCTCGCGGCACAGGGGCTGCTCACCGCGTCGCTCATCCAGGGGCTACCGGTGCGGAGGGGGGTGCTTGCCTACCTCGGCCCGGCCGCGGTGACGTCGGTGGTGCCCGGCCCGAGCGACTTGCCAGTGCGCCACCGCATGCTCACCTCGTGGGGGCGCAGCTCCCAAGAGGCCACGCTCGCGGTGGCTGCGGGAGGCCTGTTCAGCATCGGGATCAAGCTGCTGCTACCGATCGTCGCCGGCCTCGGCCTGCTGATCTCCGACGCCCCGCTCGACGGACCGCTGCGCACCGCGGTGTACATCACGGTCGTCGTCGCCATCGTCGTAGCGGTCATCGCATTCGTGTTCAGCTCGCCCACGCGCACCGAGCGCGTCGGCAGGCTGATCGCGCCCGTTTGGCGCGGCGTGCTGCGCCTGCTGCGCAGGTCCGGCGGGCGTGAGCACACGAACGACGCGCTCGCCGACCGGCTGGTCGAAGTGAGGACCCGATCGCTCGAGACGCTGGAGGGGCGCTGGAAGACCGCCGCCTGGGCGACGCTGCTCACCGCGGCGACCCGTTTCGCGCTGCTCTTGATGTCGGTGCGCTTCGTCGACGTGGCCGAGGGCGACCTGCCCTGGACGCAGGTGTTCGTGGTCTTCGCGCTGGTGCAGGGGCTCACCGTGTTCCCGATCACCCCCGGCGACGCGGGTGTCAGCGAGGTCGCCTTCATCGGTTTGCTCACCGCCGCTGCGGGCAGCCAGTACGTCAACGAGGTGACCGCAGCCGTGGTCATCTTCCGCGTGCTCACGTGGCTCGTGATCATCCCGGTCGGTCTGGCGACGCTCGGCTTCTGGCGGTACTCGCTGCGCCGCACGGCTCGCCAGACGCAAGTGCAGCAGGTGCCGACATGA
- a CDS encoding M20 family metallopeptidase — MQIGPGIELALAPMLDDLGALVGVESPSHDTVALARSAEAIARVFAARLGSRPELVDGPAGTHVHWRGPGAPRVLLLGHHDTVFPLGTLAARPFAVEGGRATGPGVFDMKAGVVQAIHAIAALDDPTGVEILFTADEEVGSATSKALIEERARACGAVLVLEPSADGGALKTARKGTGTFEVVVHGRAAHAGLEPEKGVNALVEAAEQVLRIVSFERHQVGTTVTPTIAAAGTAENVVPAEARVTVDVRVTSADERERVEELMRTLSPVLPGIHLEVAGAVSRPPMHESSSATLMPVAVSVAEQLGLPGIHGVAVGGGSDGNFTAAIGVPTLDGLGAVGGGAHADHEWVDVAMMSERALLVAGIVTHLRNP, encoded by the coding sequence ATGCAGATCGGACCTGGGATCGAACTGGCGCTCGCACCGATGCTCGACGATCTCGGCGCGCTCGTCGGCGTCGAGTCGCCGTCACACGACACCGTTGCGCTGGCGCGCAGCGCCGAGGCGATCGCCCGGGTGTTCGCGGCCCGGCTCGGTTCGCGGCCCGAGCTCGTCGACGGCCCGGCCGGCACCCACGTGCACTGGCGTGGTCCCGGGGCGCCACGAGTGCTGCTCCTCGGCCATCACGACACCGTCTTTCCGCTCGGCACGCTCGCCGCGCGCCCGTTCGCCGTGGAAGGCGGGCGCGCCACCGGCCCGGGGGTGTTCGACATGAAGGCCGGCGTGGTGCAGGCGATCCATGCGATCGCCGCCCTCGACGACCCAACAGGGGTGGAGATCCTCTTCACTGCCGACGAGGAGGTCGGCTCGGCCACCTCAAAGGCGCTGATCGAGGAGCGGGCGCGCGCCTGCGGCGCGGTGCTGGTGCTCGAGCCGAGCGCCGACGGCGGGGCGCTGAAGACCGCCCGCAAGGGGACCGGCACGTTCGAGGTCGTCGTCCACGGGCGCGCCGCCCATGCCGGGTTGGAGCCGGAGAAGGGGGTCAACGCGCTGGTCGAGGCCGCCGAGCAGGTGTTGCGCATCGTCTCCTTCGAGCGGCACCAGGTGGGCACCACCGTCACGCCGACGATCGCCGCCGCCGGCACCGCGGAGAACGTCGTGCCCGCCGAGGCCCGAGTCACCGTCGACGTGAGGGTGACGTCAGCGGACGAGCGGGAGCGGGTCGAGGAGCTGATGCGCACCCTGTCGCCGGTGCTGCCCGGGATCCACCTGGAGGTCGCCGGTGCCGTCAGCCGACCGCCGATGCACGAGTCGTCGTCGGCCACGCTGATGCCCGTCGCGGTGAGCGTGGCCGAGCAGCTCGGCCTGCCCGGCATCCACGGCGTCGCGGTCGGCGGCGGATCCGACGGCAACTTCACCGCGGCGATCGGGGTGCCGACCCTCGACGGCCTCGGAGCCGTAGGCGGCGGCGCCCACGCCGACCACGAATGGGTCGACGTGGCGATGATGTCCGAGCGAGCCCTCCTCGTCGCCGGCATCGTCACCCACCTCCGAAATCCGTAG